The stretch of DNA AAAACAGATTTGTCAGTAATATGCTGACTTGCGTCCCCCTTTTCAATCACTACCTGACTGTTTATCTATCAATACTCATGACAGTTGCTATGATCAAACTCTGCTTAGGACAGAATGATTCCTGCTTCAGCTTGCCAAACTATGAGGCTTTCACTCATTTTTAGTAAGGCACCAATGGCTTAGGACATAACGTATGATATAAAAATATACATCAAAGTGAAAAGGGTAAGGTATGATTTGAGTACCAAAATAAGTATTATTCTTAAAGATTAACCATACTTTTCAAACACCTCAGCTTCTGTCAGGTCGTTTGTTTTGTTTATAAAGCTGTAAAATGAAGGTTTTTTATCAATAAATATCTGATTATCGAAAACAAACTTATCTTGTTCATCAAAGATCCCTGCAGGGATTATGAATTGTTTGCTTTCTTTTAATCGGTAAAACAGGTGGCTCCCACATCTTCTACAAAAGCCACGCTCTGCCCAATCTGATGAGCTAAATATTGATATATTATCTTCTCCTTCAAATGAAATGTTCGTACCACAATTTATTGCCATTAATGGCCCGCCACCCCATTGCCTACACATGCGACAATGGCATGCGCCTACATTATTATTGATATTCTTTGCTGTAATACGAGTTGCACCACAAAGGCAACTCCCCCTTCCATTGATCATGTTTGACATTTTACATTCCTTTATAGAGTATTGGTTTCTACACATATCGCTAAACTAAAGCGGTAGTGATAGTGATTAGCCATGATGGCTTTATTTTGCTATGCTTCCATATTATCATCAAAAATAATTATAACATTTCCTATTTTTTGACCGGACGCAACATACATGTATGCTTGGTCTATTCCCTCCAACGGATATTTTCTGTCTATCAATGGTTTATATTCTCCCTTCTCAATTAGATCCTTAACAAAGAGGATGCTTCCCTTAATATCAGTGGGAAAAGGGAATATGACTTTTTGGTTACCAAATATTGGTGTTACAAGGGCATAAAACAGATTCTGTAACATATAACCCAACTCTGAAGAAATATAAACCCCACCAGGATGCAGTAATGGTTTGCATTTAGAAAAGGAACTTTTGCCAACTGTATCAAAGATAAAATTATATTTTTGATCATCACGTGTAAAATCTTCATTAATATAATCAATTACTCTATCAGCCCCTAAGGATTTTACTAATTCAATATTCTCTGTATCACATACCGCTGTAACATTAGCTTTATAATATTTTAGAAATTGCACAGCCGCAGAACCGATAGCCCCGGTTGCACCATTAACGAGAACACTATGCCCACTTTCGAGGTTCACTTTTTTAATGAAATTATAGGCATAATGCGTACCCTCTGCGCTAGCTGCAGCTTGCACATAAGTGATATTATTCGGTATTGTTGTAATTGCCTTATCTTCTGATATCGTCATGTATTGGGCATGTGAAGTTAAACCATTGTCATTAAATCCCCAAACCTTATCACCGACTTTCAAGGATGTTACACACTTGCCAATACCTTCAACTTTCCCAGCAAAGTCTGTTCCCGTAATGGGAGATTTCGGTTTAAACAAACCTGAAGCAAACCTCGTTAGAAACGGTTTACCATAGAGAATAGCGCAATCCGTTCTATTAACTGTTGTTGCAAATATTCTTATCAGTACCTCATCGTCCTTTGGAATAGGTTTTCTCACCTCTTTTAGCTGAAGAACCTCCGGTGGCCCATATTTTGTATGTACATTCGCTTTCATAGTATCCCTCTAATTTATTGTTGCTTCATTTATTCTACCTATATAGTGCATTAGAATCTATATCAAACTAGTTTGTTAAACCTCAAACGGGGTTTCATATTATAATTTGCTGTGAAGGTTTCTGATAAAGATACAATTTCAATAAGTAAATTTGGTTATTGGAATTTAGGCACAACGATTCAATTTCTCATTGATGCCTCTTG from Spirochaetota bacterium encodes:
- a CDS encoding GFA family protein, with product MSNMINGRGSCLCGATRITAKNINNNVGACHCRMCRQWGGGPLMAINCGTNISFEGEDNISIFSSSDWAERGFCRRCGSHLFYRLKESKQFIIPAGIFDEQDKFVFDNQIFIDKKPSFYSFINKTNDLTEAEVFEKYG
- a CDS encoding NAD(P)-dependent alcohol dehydrogenase, with product MKANVHTKYGPPEVLQLKEVRKPIPKDDEVLIRIFATTVNRTDCAILYGKPFLTRFASGLFKPKSPITGTDFAGKVEGIGKCVTSLKVGDKVWGFNDNGLTSHAQYMTISEDKAITTIPNNITYVQAAASAEGTHYAYNFIKKVNLESGHSVLVNGATGAIGSAAVQFLKYYKANVTAVCDTENIELVKSLGADRVIDYINEDFTRDDQKYNFIFDTVGKSSFSKCKPLLHPGGVYISSELGYMLQNLFYALVTPIFGNQKVIFPFPTDIKGSILFVKDLIEKGEYKPLIDRKYPLEGIDQAYMYVASGQKIGNVIIIFDDNMEA